The Aspergillus chevalieri M1 DNA, chromosome 5, nearly complete sequence genome includes a region encoding these proteins:
- a CDS encoding DUF2855 family protein (COG:S;~EggNog:ENOG410PN3E;~InterPro:IPR021276;~PFAM:PF11017): MEFHVVSKSNNRTHATFSVDASIYPERKQLVTDCVRVQPVVISLTSNNLSYARLGEMLRWWDVYPIPNAAPEPYSDNTQWGIVPAWGFGIVLESSISSLLPGTLLFGFWPTASAPVDLILQASEPDGYWVEVSKHREQVMSVYNQYQVKRRHELSSDTTSFTFPEEQLNQMAWFSLFGAIWQTGYLLNRHTFTSDPEIYPPIGPLGKKIPWSKDNADLSQAVLVSLSASSKTARGFAWQVLTKRAHGSGPLAFLQVTQAPDAIRDVAARHAQVPFGAFDYSQLDGAVDLTAEFKPQKIILVDFGARDNAVKNLMGFLSAKPELEGLETVIVHVGGEQKVYSPGESLAMRNELQRFGKILCNTADILDEAIASGGRQAYHNDLRANWNEWISGKETNIPDLKLVWGHGVSGGNGLHDGWEKVTNGSVAVDQSLVYRLW; the protein is encoded by the exons ATGGAATTCCATGTGGTCTCCAAGTCCAACAATCGGACTCACGCAACCTTTTCGGTTGATGCATCTATCTATCCAGAGCGCAAGCAGTTGGTTACGGATTGCGTCCGTGTACAGCCTGTTGTGATAAGCCTGACGTCTAATAACCTGAGTTATGCTCGCTTGGGGGAGATGCTCCGCTG GTGGGATGTATATCCAATCCCGAATGCGGCCCCAGAGCCATACAGCGATAACACACAATGGGGAATCGTCCCAGCGTGGGGATTCGGGATCGTCCTAGAGTCGAGTATTTCGTCACTCCTACCGGGAACACTTCTTTTTGGGTTTTGGCCGACGGCTTCCGCGCCGGTGGATTTGATACTGCAAGCTTCTGAGCCGGATGGCTACTGGGTTGAGGTGTCGAAGCATCGGGAACAAGTCATGTCAGTGTATAACCAGTACCAAGTGAAAAGGCGTCATGAACTTTCGAGCGACACGACATCCTTCACTTTCCCAGAGGAACAGCTAAATCAAATGGCTTGGTTCTCTCTCTTTGGCGCGATCTGGCAAACCGGCTACTTACTCAACAGACACACATTCACGTCCGATCCAGAAATCTATCCTCCAATCGGTCCCCTGGGCAAGAAAATCCCCTGGTCCAAAGATAACGCGGATCTTTCGCAAGCTGTGCTGGTCAGTTTGTCAGCATCGAGTAAGACAGCACGAGGTTTTGCGTGGCAGGTCCTCACGAAGAGGGCTCATGGAAGTGGGCCCCTGGCCTTTTTGCAGGTGACACAAGCCCCAGATGCTATTAGGGATGTGGCAGCTAGACATGCACAAGTTCCTTTTGGGGCGTTTGATTACTCGCAGTTGGACGGTGCCGTTGACCTAACAGCTGAATTCAAACCTCAAAAGATCATACTCGTTGACTTTGGCGCAAGAGACAATGCCGTAAAAAACTTGATGGGTTTTTTGAGCGCAAAGCCAGAACTGGAAGGATTAGAGACTGTCATTGTCCACGTCGGCGGCGAGCAAAAG GTGTACTCTCCTGGAGAAAGCCTGGCTATGCGCAACGAACTGCAACGATTCGGCAAAATCCTATGCAACACCGCAGACATCCTCGACGAAGCCATCGCATCAGGCGGCAGACAAGCGTACCACAACGACCTTCGCGCAAACTGGAACGAGTGGATCAGCGGCAAAGAAACGAATATTCCGGACCTGAAGCTCGTATGGGGCCATGGCGTCTCTGGGGGGAACGGGCTCCACGATGGCTGGGAGAAAGTGACCAATGGGtctgttgctgttgatcAGAGTTTAGTCTATCGATTGTGGTAA
- the HHF1_2 gene encoding histone H4 (COG:B;~EggNog:ENOG410PPJQ;~InterPro:IPR004823,IPR009072,IPR019809,IPR001951, IPR035425;~PFAM:PF02969,PF15511,PF00808;~go_component: GO:0000786 - nucleosome [Evidence IEA];~go_function: GO:0003677 - DNA binding [Evidence IEA];~go_function: GO:0046982 - protein heterodimerization activity [Evidence IEA];~go_process: GO:0006352 - DNA-templated transcription, initiation [Evidence IEA]): MSGRGKGGKGLGKGGAKRHRKILRDNIQGITKPAIRRLARRGGVKRISAMIYEETRGVLKTFLESVIRDAVTYTEHAKRKTVTSLDVVYALKRQGRTLYGFGG, translated from the exons ATGTCTGGAC GTGGCAAAGGTGGCAAGGGTCTCGGCAAGGGCGGCGCCAAGCGTCACCGCAAGATCTTACGTGACAACATCCAGGGTATCACCAAGCCCGCTATCCGGCGTCTCGCTCGCCGTGGTGGTGTCAAGCGTATCTCCGCCATGATCTACGAAGAAACCCGTGGTGTCCTCAAGACCTTCCTCGAATCCGTTATCCGTGACGCCGTCACCTACACCGAACACGCCAAGCGCAAGACCGTCACCTCACTGGACGTCGTCTACGCTCTGAAGCGCCAGGGCCGTACCCTGTACGGTTTCGGTGGTTAA